One Staphylococcus ratti DNA segment encodes these proteins:
- a CDS encoding sulfite exporter TauE/SafE family protein — protein MSIALLIIIGLVSAIIGSLVGIGGGIIIVPTLIYFGMTQGLLQGITPQTAIGTSSIILIATGLSSTLGYLKVKQVDVKNGLIFLVGILPGAFIGAYLSRYLTIDSFNFYFGIFLIFVAMLLMMRHKIPPIKAFQKPEYMKHFVDAHGVHYEYGVVPYIAIIASFIIGLTSGLFGIGGGALMTPLMLLVFRFPPHVAVGTSMMMIFFSSLAGSIGHILLNHVVWGYGIVLIISSYIGAQIGVKVNKAIKSDVIVLILRIVMLALGMYLIFQTIAG, from the coding sequence ATGAGTATAGCGTTATTAATCATTATTGGGTTAGTTTCAGCAATCATCGGGTCATTAGTAGGTATTGGTGGAGGCATCATTATCGTCCCGACATTGATTTATTTTGGAATGACGCAAGGATTACTGCAAGGCATTACCCCTCAAACCGCAATAGGAACTTCTTCAATCATTCTTATTGCGACAGGTCTTTCGTCTACATTAGGTTATTTGAAAGTGAAGCAAGTCGATGTTAAAAATGGCCTTATTTTTTTAGTGGGTATTTTACCTGGTGCTTTTATAGGTGCTTATTTAAGTCGCTATTTGACGATAGATTCATTTAATTTTTATTTTGGTATATTTTTAATTTTTGTCGCAATGTTACTCATGATGAGACATAAAATTCCTCCCATTAAAGCCTTTCAGAAACCCGAATATATGAAGCATTTTGTAGATGCACATGGTGTCCATTATGAATACGGCGTAGTACCGTATATTGCTATCATTGCTTCTTTTATTATTGGTCTTACTTCAGGTTTATTTGGTATCGGCGGAGGGGCATTAATGACACCATTAATGTTGCTCGTTTTCCGTTTTCCACCACATGTTGCGGTAGGGACAAGTATGATGATGATATTCTTTTCGAGCTTAGCTGGTTCAATCGGTCACATTCTTTTAAACCATGTCGTATGGGGGTATGGTATTGTATTAATTATTTCTAGCTACATTGGTGCGCAAATTGGTGTGAAAGTTAATAAAGCGATAAAATCAGATGTCATTGTTTTAATTTTGCGTATCGTCATGTTGGCGTTAGGCATGTACTTAATTTTTCAAACAATAGCAGGATAA